The sequence aaaaaaaaaaattgattaagagcccatttgaattgatttattttaaatgttttagaGCTAAAATAGCTTTTAGCTTCTTTTTGCAGCGTTTGGATAAGCTAACAGAAACACTATAAGGTGAGATGGAAGTCCCCGTTGATCCCAGAACAATCTTGTGGTTGTTTGTAATATTTGGTCTACGCATCAAAACTAATAACCACATATGATATTACTCGGGATTATGCACTAAAGATTATTCAATGAATTGTACCAAGCTTTCATGAGGTTCATTCAAGGCTTAGATCTTTTTGTATTTAGTCTTGAGCCAGAGGTCTTTCAAAAACAATTTCTCTGTCTCATCTCTAAGGTAGTTGTACGGACTACATACACGTTACCCCCGCATTGTGAAAATTTACTGGGCGTGTTGTATTTAGTAAatcaaagatcaataaatcagtTGGTGTTTTAAAGATTAGAGTCCAGCTTCCAGAGTAATCTGATTTTTGTGGTTAATTAAAACAATTTCGTTACTTGAAGGGACCCAAAACTTTCAAAAGGAATAATTGTCTGAAGGCAATGTACAGGTCGCCGGGAGGCACACTTGTAAGAATACAATAACAATACCCAATATAATCCCATCAAGTGGGGTATGGGGAGGTTAGAGTATACGCAAACCTTACCTCAACCTCAGAGGTACGGCGCCtctttccgatagaccctcaagAAGGCATATATATTCTATAAGAATGgcaaataaaaaagagagaggaGTCAAGAGCACAAAAAGAAAAGAGGTAAAAAGAAAACCAATCTTTAAAATTGACCTTGCATAATCAAAAGCACTAGGCATtattataactaaaataaaataaatataaaaaggagCACATGACATTTTATATGTTCATATGCTCAATATCAGTGACAGATGGTTTCGACTATTCTACAACAACCAACAATTCTAACACGCCTTCAACTTTTTAATGGATCGAAAGTTTTCAAAGAAAAGCTGACGTGATATATGGGGTACACACTTTAGCTTAGACGATTGATTTACCGAGTAGTTTTACTTATTCCCATTCCAAGTGTTTTTGAACCAAACATCTAATTGATCTTCCTTTCAAGTGTCTTGTTGAACCAATAACCTTACACGTATCTTAGTCAATCTTCCTAAGGCAGTTAACGTATGTGTAACTTGAGAAGGAAACAAATAGCTTCCGGAACCTGAAAAGGCAAACCAAACGACAGTTACAACATGTTATGCAATCTAAAAAATGTTCCCTTTATTTTTagtctctgtgtgtgtgtgtgtttgtagcATATGTTTGGATACGCAGCTTTTGGATACCGATGTAATAGTCCCAAGAGTGATACCAGCAACTACTTCTCTACTGCAAGCTACACATCACGGACAACTGTGAGATGACTTGCAAGCTAGAGGATGTGTCTTATAGATCATTCACTGTATATTTGATTTATCTTCTCGCTCCCATAATGGAATACAAAGACAAGGAAACGAATGTCTGGAAACAGAAACCCtccctttattttttcctttccaaaCTTTCCTTATTCGGGTACCATAAGCAAGACAATAACAAAGGTTTACATACCAAACCCACTGACTCTTGTGCTGAGCCATTGCAGCTAAGCTCCTTCTGGGATATTCATTTAGAAAGCAATGCACCACTCCACTTAAATGGAACTTGGCAGACAGGAGGGACAACCATATGTCAACTGGTCCGGTGTACTTGCGCAATATGCTAGTGCTAACCTGAGAATGATTTACCACAAAGCTCCCACTTCAAAACTTAAACCATAGAATTGTGATTATGTTcctttttttaacttcaaaattggagaaataacagagaaagagttGGAGAGAAAAATATACTGCAATTGTATTGTCAAAgcgaattattttattaataactcaaaacatatatttatagctaaatttctaactacactccaatttaaattgggataactaatttctattcaaataataaagggataactaattcctaagtcacataggactctctaataattaaaaactactaaaaatatttattcctactttatttctgagacatattttcaacactcctccttggatcAAAAATTGTCTCGGCTTCGGCTAAATTTAACCTCTTGAATAAATCTGTCAATTCATCTTTATTCGACTTATGTGCATCTTCTGTTggattaaataagaaacttttgcCCGTCATACCAACTTGTAAAATCTCATGATTAGTGGAATTAAAGATTCGACAATATTTATCTCCAAACAGTAGTTTAAATCCTTCTTCCATTAGTTGGCCAACACTTAACAAACTTTTATCAATATCGGGCACGTAAAggacatttgaaattatttttgtacctGAAACTGTTTTGATTGCAATATTCCCTTTTCCTTTTGCAGGAATATAGTCACCATTCCcaattctaattttcttattttccacAGGCAAAAACTCTTTAAAAAGTGTActgtcaatcatccaaaaatcagATTTCTTAGTTGAAAATGTTGCCACAAATAAGtgattttcttcatcttctttggtGACTTGAGCTTCTGcttcatatttttgagatttgttttTGCAAATCACAACTTCATGGCCAAGTTGATTGCAAATCTTGCATTGTGCATCTGGTCTCTTCCAACGTTTAAATGGAAGATGACCTATTTTGCCACAGTGCTGGCAAGGCGGGTAATTTTTCCTTGAATTATTACCCTTGCTTTGAGTCTTGTAGTTGGCTGTCAAAGCTCCTTCAATCATACCATCCTACCTCATAAGCCTCCTTTGCTCTTAAGTCTGCAACGTATTTAACAATTCTGTCAAGGTAATCTTGGACAGATCTTTTGTGTTTTCCAAGGTAGTAATTGATACTTCGTATCTTTCAGTCACAGTAACAAGGATTTTTTCAactattcttgaatctttaaattttgtgccaagcaattttaccttgttaacaatgctAAGAAGTCGGTCTGAGTACTCTTTAACGGCCTcagattccttcatcttttgcaaTTCGAATTCCCTTATTAGATTCAACACTTTATGCCTCGTATTCTTTTATCTCCTGTATATTCTTCCTTTAGATAATCTCAAATTTCTTTTGCTGATTTAAAGGCCATAATTCTCGTGGAAATTGTTGGAGAAACACTAGCAAACAAAGTTGATTTTGCCTTTgattttctgattttcttttccttatgACTTTTGATCTGGGCCACCGTGGGATTATCGGGCAGCGGAACATCATAATCCTCCTCCACGGCCTCCCAAAGATCTAAAGCCTCAAGATAAGTCTCATTCTTACTGCCCAAAGTTGGTAATTCTCACCATCAAAGATAGGAGGAGCTATTTGagaaaagttgttttcagaattcatctctcacagatccctcaagaagctggctcttgataccaattgttggtttttTAGCTTCAAAATTACCAATTGTTGGTTTTTTAGCTTCAAAATTggagaaataacagagaaagagttggagagaaaaatatactacaattgtattgtcaaaggaaattattttattaataactcaaaacatatatttataactaaatttctaactacactcaaatttaaattgggataactaatttctattcaaataataaagagaCAATTAATTCTTAAGTCACATAGGactctaataattaaaaactactaaaaatatttattcctactttatttctgagacatattttcaacagATTAGCTAAGATGACAACCATAGTAATAGAAATGCAAAACCAATTAACCCCCGAATGCTTCTAGCCTAAGTTGCTCGAACTCGGGTGCAGGTATCCAAGACGGGAGCGGATCCAAGAGTCGGATtcgtcaaaatataaattttaaaattcggGAGTACAAATCTGAGTGTGGATACGGGTGCGGGGATTcggctaaaaaaattaaatattataaatataaaattataaagataTTTACCAAAAAATAAGTATAATTAAGAATTTAAACTAATGTTGTCAAAGTAGAGTACACTAATCGACACAGTGTTGTCAAAGTATACAcgttttttagtttttactttttattaaataatttactttttattaaaacATATATTTGGTAATATACACGTGTTAATATATGTTATTAACAATACAAACAAATAAAGACAGTCActttgactcaaaaaaaaaaaaaaaacgtcaCTGTGTCCAACGACCAACGCCAATGACGACTGGGGTGGGATAAACGGATGACTGACGACGACTGAGGTGGTACGACGACTGCAACGATGATTTCCGGCGACGGCACATCGACTATGTTGTCTCTGTTCCGGTGGTCGTTGGTCGGGATTTTTTCAGGTAAGTTTTCGGTTAATTATTCGATGTTTCCTCTCAAATTTCTTCTTTAGTTTGGTCAACATCTCCGAAATCGGTTGACCAAATCGAAAACGGCGGAAGCACCCATCCCCGCCTCAGTCTTGTGTCGAGACGGGTTCGACAGCAAAACagccgagtccgagcaacatagcttcTAGGTATGATATTCCCAAGAAAAAGATCTTAAATGAAACGATATGGTCGGTGAGAATTTATATAGTTGACCTCAACTTGCTTGAGATTGAGATGTGCAcgtagttattgttgtatgatgttcccaagaaactaaaataaaaatctacaagTAGTACCAGAAGTAAAGAGAGAAGGGAAGAACTCACAAGTTCCCAGACCTCAACTTCTTTATGTGAAGTATCTTGCAATAGTTCTCTGCATGTAAGGAAACCGTTTTATAAAGATGATCaacaaaatatggaaaatggAGGACATAAATTAGAGGTGCTACCTATATGTTTAAAGAAAGTAGATATTTCAAGGAAATTTAACTAAAAGAAAGCTACTAATTCTAAGCCTTGCATATTCCAGTACCAAATTCTAGACTAGTAGGAGAATTATACTACAATAACAACTATGCCTCAATCCCAAACCCAAGTTGGAGTCAGTTGTATGAATCCTCACCTAACCATGTCACTTTATTTAAGTTCATCTCATATCGatatcatacaaaaataaaaatgaaaagaaataaactaCTAGAATTCTCTATAGTTATTGGCATATAAATTTCTGATATGACTAAAAGACTCCAAGAATCATAGGACCAAAGTAAACGTGCTAATCTAACTATCACAACAGAAGAACTATGGTTAAGTTAATTTGTTGAATCTTGAAAAGATTTATATTTAAGTCCTACATCTACAGAAGTGTCCAACTCATCAGTGTTTTCCTTGTCATACAAAATACACAACATGTTTTCGGCATGTCAATCAGTTATAGTTCAATAAAAGAGAAGTAAAGAATCCCTTATAACAAAGCTTGTTCAGAAAATCTAATCAAGTATAAGATATATCATACTAGAAAGTAACAGGGTCATTATGAAACTTTgctagtactccctccgtttcatattagttgggcCCCTATGAACATGGCACACACATTAAAACAATATTAATTAGGGGTCTATTtcaccaaattagccttattaattatgctttgaaaatataaatttgagtaaatacattttgtttagtcatttaatattgagGGTAGTaacataataaaatcctcttgatttcatcaaagagacaagtaaattgaaacaaatatttttagtaagagggccaactaaaacgaaacggagggagtattaaataTCACTGTCAATAATAAGTAACTCTTTTTATAACATCTGCAAGAGCGCTTCCAAGTAATACCAAATCTTGCACATGTACTACCAATGGCTACCAGAATATGATGAATAACTTACCGTACACCTTGATGAACATCTTGATGGTTACAATGACCGGAGACTCCATAATTATCAAAAGTTATGACCTGGATACAAATGTCAATGAGATGAAAAGGTGACATAAATAATATTTCCCTCTGCTCACAAATAACTTCAAGGCAACATTCTAAATacagacaaaaagaaaaaacagaaattagaaagtgaataagtgacAGAAAATTTAAATAAGATTCCCCGCTGCTCACATAACGCTATTGACTTGACTTCTTTATTTATGTTGAAgatgattattttcatttttccctTGGTTAAATGAAATATCTTGAATTAATTCACTCCTCTAGTTGCAACTCTGATGTTCCTCCATCAGAATAAAAAACTTTTGTGAAGCCGCGCAAATCTGAAACTGTTGGCGTGACGTAACTTAAAGCTAGATTCAAAAATCATATAGAACAATTCTGGACTTTGGATATGTTGTAGATTTTGAAGTCTAGTTTCTAGTAAATGATTACTACCATAAACGTGTTGAGCTGCGAAAAAAGTGACATAAGTtgaaaagagaaaggaaaagaagaagaggaCTTGTTGGAAAACCACCAATGGATGATGCAAAACCAAGACCAAAGACCATTTTATATAGAGGTTGGGATGATGGAATTCGAGAGGGATAAAGCTTTCAAAACAAAAGAGAATTAAGTTCTCACTTACCGAAAGTTAAGTAGCATAAGGTTTCCAAAGGGATTAATGGTTCCCACATTTGCAAGAAAATCCTAAGGGTCTTACAATCCCATatgtgtaacgacctaaaaattttatgaaatatgtgaaatttgtcaCTTTacgtgatttgactattttacccctcctcgttGATGCATTATGGTAATTAtggggtgtgggagtggttgaaatgatttttgatgcattttggtatcatttatgtaatATTGTGGTTTTCGATAgcttcgagagtcttattttggactaatgtagatatattttgatccgtgcgatggatgaccgaacggactgcgccagcagatccggaatatcgattttaggttaggtagacctttggttcgggtcccggtgcacccgagctcatttcgacttattgatcggaaagttggaaaattggaaataggggtgtgggacccacatttgattgaaacgaCCTCGGATAGAAAATCTGACTTCGTCAGCAGATccggaatgtcgattttagtgtgttaaaatgtttggtatgattttacggcttttaaatctcatttcgaccctcggtttgaaaaattataatttcaaatttcgggggtcaattttgtgaaaacggcATTTTCTGGAAAATCTAGTATCGCCATCGCGTCCGTAACgccgaatttagtatggttgcatagttcgtttgtgtatatcggactccgaacgaatcccgagCACCCCATCAAAGTCCGGAgtgaactttaaaaaaaaaaaaaaaactgcagccattgcagatttttctgctataaatatagcagatttttctctttttggcccattttgctcatttttcatcttgcctcttaagagttaaaccctaaatagtttgggagcttaaaagaaagtttgtgggagcttgaaaagttagattaacacctatttcttgattttattacggatttaaggtaagaattcatctttttcttagtcaaaatcccaaaaatcttagggcatgattttaaactcaaattccactcattttcacttgaatagtacttttatcttataattactagttttttatcaatttaatcttcaaaacaactctaattcttgattttaacccggatttcaaatattgtacccagtaaagctcaaaaatgatttttctttgatttgaacctcgttttttactcgatttaacttggattttcagctgtaggttcctaaaaatatggggaacatgtttttgaagtaaagtttcgattttgcccttctttttcaaaaactcattttgggggtccgttttgaccccgaaccaaaagtagttaatatgggtgTCGCTGGTTTTGTTTTaacgcgtagatttcatatttgatgttttttagtagagttcgggattgttcgtgaaaagtaagatcgAGGATTCAAATGTAGCGAACCGATTTCGgctttcaaggtaggttatggcttaactcttcagactatCTAAAATGCacgttaagggtggaaactaatcatgaaaaatggctatctatgtgttgtgcctgtgtgggggcctatatgtgatcttgatagccttgaatacatgtgaataattgtattgtattgtttaatgtggtaccattagtgtattgtgat comes from Capsicum annuum cultivar UCD-10X-F1 chromosome 2, UCD10Xv1.1, whole genome shotgun sequence and encodes:
- the LOC107860255 gene encoding N-acetylglucosaminyl-phosphatidylinositol de-N-acetylase isoform X3 codes for the protein MEWLAIIVTMVVLWVASLFKILHESFSASQVEVLNDGSLLQPLIICLCEDVICTYYACQPVPQKQVKVLDHPDLQDGFGKSWNSKLLSKIIKEEIVNCAIDLVITFDNYGVSGHCNHQDVHQGVRELLQDTSHKEVEVWELVSTSILRKYTGPVDIWLSLLSAKFHLSGVVHCFLNEYPRRSLAAMAQHKSQWVWFRKLFVSFSSYTYVNCLRKID